From a region of the Alosa sapidissima isolate fAloSap1 chromosome 9, fAloSap1.pri, whole genome shotgun sequence genome:
- the LOC121719651 gene encoding histone H2A, which yields MSGRGKTGGKARAKAKTRSSRAGLQFPVGRVHRLLRKGNYAQRVGAGAPVYLAAVLEYLTAEILELAGNAARDNKKTRIIPRHLQLAVRNDEELNKLLGGVTIAQGGVLPNIQAVLLPKKTEKSK from the coding sequence ATGAGTGGACGAGGAAAGACCGGTGGCAAGGCCAGAGCTAAGGCAAAGACTCGTTCTTCCAGGGCTGGACTCCAGTTCCCCGTTGGCCGTGTCCACAGGCTGCTGCGTAAAGGCAACTATGCTCAGCGTGTCGGCGCTGGTGCACCGGTCTACTTGGCCGCTGTGCTCGAGTATCTGACTGCTGAGATCCTTGAGTTGGCCGGCAACGCTGCCCGTGATAACAAGAAGACCCGTATCATTCCCCGCCATTTGCAGTTGGCTGTCCGCAACGACGAGGAGTTGAACAAGCTGCTCGGTGGAGTGACCATCGCTCAGGGTGGTGTGTTGCCTAATATCCAGGCTGTGCTGCTGCCCAAGAAGACAGAAAAGTCAAAGTAA
- the LOC121719637 gene encoding histone H3, producing MARTKQTARKSTGGKAPRKQLATKAARKSAPATGGVKKPHRYRPGTVALREIRRYQKSTELLIRKLPFQRLVREIAQDFKTDLRFQSSAVMALQEASEAYLVGLFEDTNLCAIHAKRVTIMPKDIQLARRIRGERA from the coding sequence ATGGCAAGAACTAAGCAGACAGCCCGCAAATCCACTGGTGGCAAAGCCCCAAGGAAGCAGCTCGCCACCAAGGCTGCCCGCAAGAGTGCCCCGGCTACCGGTGGCGTGAAGAAGCCTCACCGTTACAGGCCTGGTACTGTGGCTCTGAGAGAGATCCGTCGTTACCAGAAGTCCACCGAGCTGCTGATCCGCAAGCTGCCCTTCCAGCGTCTGGTCAGAGAAATCGCTCAGGACTTCAAGACCGACCTGCGCTTCCAGAGCTCTGCTGTCATGGCTCTTCAGGAAGCCAGCGAGGCTTACCTGGTCGGTCTGTTCGAGGACACTAACCTGTGCGCCATCCACGCCAAGAGGGTCACCATCATGCCCAAGGACATCCAGCTGGCTCGTCGTATCCGTGGGGAGCGTGCTTAA
- the LOC121719661 gene encoding histone H2B-like: MPEPAKSAPKKGSKKAVTKTAGKGGKKRRKSRRESYAIYVYKVLKQVHPDTGISSKAMGIMNSFVNDIFERIGGEASRLAHYNKRSTITSREIQTAVRLLLPGELAKHAVSEGTKAVTKYTSSK, from the coding sequence ATGCCTGAACCAGCGAAGTCCGCGCCCAAGAAGGGATCAAAGAAAGCCGTAACAAAGACGGCAGGAAAAGGAGGAAAGAAGCGCAGAAAGTCCAGGAGGGAGAGTTATGCCATCTACGTGTACAAGGTCCTGAAGCAGGTCCACCCCGACACCGGTATCTCCTCCAAGGCGATGGGTATCATGAACTCGTTCGTGAACGACATCTTCGAGCGCATCGGAGGAGAGGCTTCCCGCTTGGCTCACTACAACAAGAGGTCCACCATCACCTCCAGGGAGATCCAGACCGCAGTACGTCTGCTTCTGCCCGGTGAGCTGGCCAAACATGCCGTGTCGGAGGGAACCAAGGCCGTCACCAAGTACACCAGCTCTAAGTAA
- the LOC121719593 gene encoding histone H2A type 2-B-like has product MSGRGKTGGKARAKAKTRSSRAGLQFPVGRVHRLLRKGNYAQRVGAGAPVYLAAVLEYLTAEILELAGNAARDNKKTRIIPRHLQLAVRNDEELNKLLGGVTIAQGGVLPNIQAVLLPKKTEKSNPVGQAGGPLPPSQASSESPAGQAGVPLPSSPSAQFSTTFQTASSESLTGQAVGPFSHSPSSTSSDRPIFPPEVLQQIIGETLCLDMSMLGVFNTVSKSCCTVCPLATFYHCLTASLFACYISTYA; this is encoded by the exons ATGAGCGGACGTGGAAAAACCGGAGGCAAGGCTAGGGCGAAGGCAAAGACTCGTTCATCGAGGGCTGGACTTCAGTTCCCCGTTGGCCGTGTCCATAGGCTGCTGCGTAAAGGCAACTATGCTCAGCGTGTCGGCGCTGGTGCACCGGTCTACTTGGCCGCTGTGCTCGAGTATCTGACGGCTGAGATTCTGGAGTTGGCCGGCAACGCTGCCCGTGACAACAAGAAGACCCGTATCATTCCCCGCCATTTGCAGTTGGCTGTCCGCAACGACGAGGAGTTGAACAAGCTGCTCGGTGGCGTGACCATCGCTCAGGGTGGTGTGTTGCCTAACATCCAGGCTGTGCTGTTGCCCAAGAAGACCGAGAAGTCCAA CCCTGTAGGACAAGCTGGCGGACCCCTCCCACCCTCTCAAGCAAGCAGTGAAAG cccTGCAGGACAAGCTGGCGTACCCCTCCCATCGTCTCCATCGGCCCAGTTCAGCACCACCTTCCAGACAGCAAGCAGTGAAAG tcttaCAGGACAAGCTGTCGGACCATTCTCACACTCTCCATCAAGCACATCAAGTGACAGGCCAATCTTCCCCCCAGAAGTGTTACAACAAATTATTGGAGAAACACTGTGTCTTGATATGTCTATGCTAGGTGTTTTTAACACAGTATCAAAATCTTgctgtactgtctgtccactagccactttttaccactgtcttactgcttcactgtttgcatgctatattagcacatatgcataa